From the genome of Vicia villosa cultivar HV-30 ecotype Madison, WI linkage group LG2, Vvil1.0, whole genome shotgun sequence, one region includes:
- the LOC131647242 gene encoding LOW QUALITY PROTEIN: uncharacterized protein LOC131647242 (The sequence of the model RefSeq protein was modified relative to this genomic sequence to represent the inferred CDS: substituted 2 bases at 2 genomic stop codons) yields MEMAIFAVRLSRERKELSQVEIMGKFAGAVGNYNAHLSAYSDVNWPHIAQQFVLSLGLRFNPYVAQIETHDYMAKIFHSFIQFNNILIDFDRDEWGYMSLGYFKQTTKAGEIGSSTMPHKVNPIDFENSEGNLGVANGGFSHLSMKLPISRWQASXCFFVLXRDLTDSTVLRNMGVNFGYSLLAYRSTLQGIGKLQVNESRLSEDLNQCWEVLAEPIQTVMRRYSVPEPYEKLKELTRGKAITKECLRDFIEGLDIPQNAKTYLLKLTPHTYVGTTVELARTVEHQVNNILNGAI; encoded by the exons ATGGAAATGGCGATATTTGCTGTGAGGCTAAGCAGAGAAAGGAAGGAACTGTCTCAAGTTGAGATTATGGGGAAATTTGCCGGTGCTGTTGGAAACTACAATGCTCATCTTTCTGCATACTCCGATGTTAATTGGCCTCACATTGCACAACAGTTTGTACTGTCTCTTGGATTACGTTTTAATCCTTATGTTGCCCAG ATTGAAACTCATGACTACATGGCCAAGATTTTTCATTCATTCATCCAATTCAACAATATATTAATCGACTTTGATAGAGATGAATGGGGCTATATGTCTTTGGGCTACTTTAAGCAG ACAACTAAGGCCGGGGAGATTGGGTCATCAACTATGCCTCACAAAGTGAATCCCATTGATTTTGAGAACAGCGAAGGCAATTTAGGCGTGGCTAATGGAGGTTTTTCTCATCTAAGCATGAAGTTACCGATTTCACGTTGGCAGGCAAGTtagtgtttttttgttttgtagagAGATTTGACTGATTCAACTGTCTTAAGGAACATGGGTGTCAATTTTGGTTATTCTCTTCTTGCATATAGAAGCACACTTCAAGGAATTGGGAAGCTTCAG GTCAACGAATCTCGCTTGAGCGAAGATTTGAACCAGTGCTGGGAGGTACTTGCTGAACCAATACAAACG GTTATGCGAAGATACAGTGTTCCCGAGCCTTATGAGAAGTTAAAAGAGCTGACTAGAGGGAAAGCAATTACCAAAGAATGCTTAAGAGACTTCATTGAAGGCTTAGATATTCCACAAAATGCAAAGACCTATCTCTTAAAGTTAACACCGCATACTTACGTTGGAACCACCGTTGAATTGGCCAGAACGGTTGAACACCaagtgaataatattttgaatggaGCAATCTAG
- the LOC131652731 gene encoding uncharacterized protein LOC131652731: MAKSHAAGLFSALTAATATAAIGSSQTSFSDGVTPSSSNASEPSPKVQNNHPRTTSSGFDPEPLLRGVKALKEIAASPSPKKIFEILKKQEETKQAEFRAKVAEFHQLKAQQETEKQRIIYDEEKKLAQHQAQTKSQMAKYEDELARKRMQAENEQHRVRNQELVKMQEDSSIRLEQARRATEEQIQAQRRQTEKEKAEIERETIRISEMAGAEARAHEAKLSEEVNRRILIERGDAEREKWISIINTTFDHVGGGIRTILTDRNKLVVAVGGVTALAAGVYTTREGARVIWGYVDRILGQPSLIRESSRGKYPWSGAFSRAKSTLSRRADPDSASKNGKGFGDVILHPSLNKRIEQLAYATANTKAHQAPFRNMLFYGPPGTGKTMAARELAQKSGLDYALMTGGDVAPLGSQAVTKIHQLFDWAKKSNRGLLLFIDEADAFLCERNKTYMSEAQRSALNALLFRTGDQSKDIVLALATNRPGDLDSAVADRIDEVLEFPLPGEEERFKLLKLYLDKYIAQAGSRKSGLLSFKANPQKIEIKGLTDDIIKEAAAKTDGFSGREIAKLMASVQAAVYGSDNCVLDASLFREVVDYKVAEHQQRIKLAASDKN; the protein is encoded by the exons ATGGCGAAATCACATGCCGCCGGTTTATTCTCGGCACTAACTGCCGCCACAGCCACCGCCGCAATCGGCTCATCTCAAACTTCTTTCTCGGACGGTGTTACTCCTTCTTCTTCAAATGCTTCCGAACCATCTCCCAAAGTTCAAAACAATCATCCGAGGACTACATCTTCTGGTTTCGATCCTGAACCTCTTCTGAGAGGTGTTAAAGCTCTCAAGGAAATAGCTGCTTCACCGAGTCCCAAAAAG aTATTTGAAATATTGAAGAAACAAGAGGAGACTAAGCAAGCTGAATTTAGGGCTAAGGTTGCTGAGTTTCATCAATTGAAAGCACAACAAGAGACT GAAAAACAAAGGATTATATATGATGAAGAGAAAAAGCTTGCCCAGCACCAGGCACAAACTAAATCCCAGATGGCTAAGTATGAGGATGAGTTGGCAAGGAAGAGGATGCAG GCAGAAAACGAGCAACATAGAGTAAGGAACCAAGAGCTTGTAAAAATGCAAGAAGACTCATCAATTAGACTGGAGCAAGCTCGACGCGCAACAGAAGAACAGATTCAAGCACAGCGAAGGCAAACTGAAAAGGAGAAAGCTGAGATTGAACGTGAAACAATCAGAATAAGTGAAATGGCAGGAGCAGAAGCAAGAGCGCACGAAGCAAAGCTATCTGAAGAGGTTAACAGACGAATACTAATTGAACGTGGTGATGCTGAGCGAGAAAAATGGATTTCTATCATAAATACCACCTTTGACCATGTTGGAG GGGGCATTAGAACCATTCTAACAGATCGAAATAAGTTGGTCGTAGCAGTTGGTGGCGTGACTGCTCTGGCAGCAGGGGTCTACACAACAAG GGAAGGTGCACGTGTTATTTGGGGGTATGTTGATAGAATATTGGGACAACCATCATTAATACGAGAGTCCTCCAGAGGGAAATACCCCTGGTCTGGCGCGTTTTCTCGAGCCAAAAGCACCCTTTCTCGAAGGGCTGATCCAGATTCCGCTTCAAAAAATGGAAAGGGTTTTGGCGATGTAATTTTGCATCCTTCTCTTAATAAAAGAATTGAGCAACTGGCATATGCAACTGCAAACACAAAAGCACATCAGGCACCATTCAGAAACATGCTTTTTTATGGCCCTCCAGGAACAGGAAAGACAATGGCTGCTAGAGAGTTGGCTCAAAAATCG GGATTGGACTATGCATTGATGACTGGGGGAGATGTTGCTCCACTGGGATCCCAGGCTGTAACAAAGATACACCAGTTGTTTGATTGGGCCAAGAAGTCAAATAGGGGTTTACTGCTTTTCATTGATGAAGCTGATGCATTTCTATGCGA GCGGAATAAGACGTATATGAGTGAAGCGCAAAGAAGTGCACTAAATGCCCTTCTCTTTCGTACTGGTGACCAGTCTAAAGACATAGTCCTTGCCCTTGCAACAAACCGTCCTGGTGACCTTGATTCAGCTGTGGCAGACCGTATTGACGAGGTCCTAGAATTTCCCTTGCCTGGAGAAGAGGAGCGTTTTAAACTTCTCAAGCTCTACCTAGACAAGTACATAGCTCAAGCTGGATCAAGAAAATCTGGTTTACTGTCTTTCAAAGCAAACCCGCAAAAGATTGAGATTAAAGGATTGACCGATGATATCATAAAGGAAGCCGCAGCTAAAACCGATGGATTTTCCGGAAGGGAAATAGCGAAACTGATGGCAAGTGTCCAAGCTGCCGTGTATGGAAGCGATAACTGTGTTCTTGACGCAAGCTTGTTCCGTGAAGTTGTAGATTACAAAGTTGCTGAACATCAACAGAGAATAAAGTTGGCAGCTTCTGATAAAAACTAG
- the LOC131647243 gene encoding putative F-box/FBD/LRR-repeat protein At5g22670, with translation MSSGRSIPTLDRISDLPDSILCHILSFLPTKFAATTTVLSKRWKPLWLSVLTLNFDYQSFNDFHTFREFVYSIMFSLRDKKTSIQSFTLTLGRSSHFKQREFNRIFKFVMQRGVKNLDFNMSNKPHCIKLPLGILDCKTLRVLKLENVKMWDFGRVDFPCLKTLHLKSVDFKSPNYFVKFLYGCPILEDLNAKSRITPKSIDLMENLNALPNLVKVRICWNKDIPMTLICKARILHIEQIWEMTWKPLPMFHNLTHMELTFYHNLLKRECRSLIEILPHFPNLQHFKIRLIFMNSLGATYICSECLKVPVDSIIAPECLSSQLKTLSIQCSTDSEDINSCEFEFVKYIMQHSKVLETVRVKSTCLEKNPMFMKLSSCTRSSATCRLLFG, from the exons ATGTCTTCTGGCCGTTCAATTCCAACCCTCGATAGAATCAGCGACTTGCCGGACTCAATTCTCTGCCACATTCTCTCTTTCCTTCCAACCAAATTCGCCGCAACCACAACGGTTCTCTCAAAGAGATGGAAACCCCTATGGCTCTCCGTCCTTACTCTTAATTTCGATTACCAATCATTCAACGACTTTCACACATTTCGCGAGTTCGTTTACTCAATCATGTTCTCTTTACGAGACAAAAAGACGTCAATCCAATCGTTTACCTTGACATTAGGCCGCTCTTCTCACTTCAAGCAGAGGGAATTCAATAGAATTTTTAAGTTTGTGATGCAACGAGGAGTCAAGAATCTTGACTTCAACATGTCTAATAAACCGCATTGTATCAAATTACCACTCGGCATTCTCGATTGTAAGACGCTTCGAGTTCTTAAATTGGAAAATGTAAAAATGTGGGATTTTGGTCGAGTGGATTTTCCTTGTCTTAAAACTCTTCATTTGAAGAGTGTTGATTTCAAATCTCCTAATTATTTTGTCAAGTTTCTATATGGATGCCCTATTCTAGAAGATTTGAATGCAAAATCACGTATCACCCCGAAATCaattgatcttatggaaaactTGAATGCTTTACCTAATTTGGTTAAAGTAAGGATTTGTTGGAATAAGGATATTCCgatgactttgatttgtaaggcGAGAATTTTGCATATAGAACAG ATATGGGAGATGACTTGGAAACCACTTCCCATGTTTCACAATTTGACTCACATGGAACTTACGTTTTATCATAACTTACTGAAGAGAGAGTGCAGGTCGTTGATAGAAATACTCCCACATTTTCCCAATCTTCAACATTTTAAAATTCGGTTGATATTTATGAATAGTTTGGGTGCAACGTATATTTGTTCTGAATGTTTGAAGGTTCCAGTCGATTCCATCATTGCTCCAGAATGTCTTTCCTCACAGCTTAAAACACTTAGCATTCAATGTTCCACAGACTCAGAAGACATCAACAGCTGTGAGTTCGAATTTGTAAAATATATTATGCAACATTCAAAAGTACTAGAGACCGTGAGAGTCAAGAGTACCTGCCTTGAAAAGAACCCAATGTTTATGAAGTTATCTTCATGCACAAGAAGCTCTGCAACATGTAGACTTTTATTTGGTTGA